One window from the genome of Dermacentor silvarum isolate Dsil-2018 chromosome 7, BIME_Dsil_1.4, whole genome shotgun sequence encodes:
- the LOC119458802 gene encoding uncharacterized protein LOC119458802: MEALKLKRKAERLQLTRLINDIESTLSQDSVTEEQLCILSERLNHLHTDLRATDSDIVPLLSTTEAEAEFDRVVDYNYRATAMSAKLKYRIRQIHESLNRTSSSTSNEPVQRTLQPGVHLPKIELIMFNGRPSMWPPFWEQFNQVIHNNGGLTDVDKFTYLRSVLTGDAALAIAGLPATASCYSDALDILKRRFAKDDLIIQNHMQ; the protein is encoded by the coding sequence ATGGAAGCGCTCAAGCTCAAGCGCAAAGCCGAGAGATTGCAGCTAACGCGGCTTATTAACGACATCGAATCAACGCTTAGCCAAGACAGTGTTACGGAAGAGCAGCTTTGCATCCTTAGCGAACGCCTCAATCATCTTCACACCGACTTGAGGGCAACTGACTCCGACATCGTACCTCTGCTCTCTACCACGGAAGCTGAAGCAGAGTTTGATCGGGTTGTCGATTACAATTATCGAGCCACAGCGATGTCCGCGAAGCTCAAATACCGTATACGTCAGATTCATGAATCACTCAACCGTACGTCATCGTCGACGTCAAACGAACCCGTTCAACGCACGCTACAACCCGGTGTTCATCTTCCGAAGATCGAACTTATAATGTTCAATGGTCGACCATCAATGTGGCCGCCTTTTTGGGAACAGTTCAACCAAGTGATCCACAACAACGGTGGCCTCACCGACGTTGACAAGTTCACCTATCTACGCTCAGTCTTGACCGGCGACGCGGCATTGGCGATCGCGGGACTTCCAGCCACTGCGAGCTGCTACAGTGATGCCCTGGACATTCTAAAGCGGCGCTTTGCTAAGGACGACTTGATCATTCAGAATCACATGCAGTGA